A region from the candidate division KSB1 bacterium genome encodes:
- a CDS encoding NusG domain II-containing protein encodes MKTNSNLAILKMITLGDKILVVVLIAVGMLSLVALQHLRSPGGRVIIEVSGRVVAQKDLGATQEIVLTGPIGKTIVHIHQGSARVIHSDCPEKICVKTGPIRRAGEMIICVPNKVVVKIEGIQKNPFDVITQ; translated from the coding sequence ATGAAAACCAATTCGAATTTAGCCATATTAAAAATGATCACCCTTGGGGATAAGATCTTGGTGGTCGTGTTGATCGCTGTGGGAATGCTGAGCTTGGTCGCATTGCAGCATCTGCGATCGCCTGGTGGTCGGGTGATCATCGAAGTGAGCGGCAGGGTTGTGGCCCAAAAGGATTTGGGGGCGACTCAGGAGATCGTGCTCACTGGGCCGATCGGAAAGACGATCGTGCATATTCACCAGGGCTCGGCGCGCGTCATCCATTCGGATTGCCCAGAGAAAATTTGTGTGAAAACGGGCCCAATTCGCCGCGCTGGCGAAATGATCATCTGCGTTCCCAATAAAGTCGTCGTGAAAATTGAAGGAATTCAGAAAAATCCGTTCGATGTCATCACTCAATAA
- a CDS encoding Gx transporter family protein produces MSSLNNKNLAMRNARLTRLALLTAMGLVLFLFESLIPRPLPWLKPGLAHVATLIALYLMGIPEALVVVVLRVIMGSLLLGSLLNPAFILSLGGGIAATLAMGLASRFGPKVFSIFGISILGAAVHNFAQLWLVQILIVKQAEIFYLAPMMILSSLFTGFVVALLAHLLIQQAAMIFPTR; encoded by the coding sequence ATGTCATCACTCAATAACAAAAATCTTGCGATGCGCAACGCTCGGTTGACCCGACTGGCATTGCTCACCGCTATGGGGTTGGTTCTGTTTCTTTTCGAATCGTTGATCCCGCGCCCATTGCCTTGGCTCAAGCCAGGCTTGGCCCACGTCGCCACGCTGATAGCACTTTATCTGATGGGGATCCCAGAAGCCCTGGTCGTCGTTGTTCTGCGCGTCATCATGGGTTCGCTGTTATTAGGAAGCCTCCTCAATCCAGCATTTATCCTATCTCTGGGAGGAGGAATTGCTGCCACTTTGGCGATGGGATTGGCCTCTCGCTTTGGTCCGAAAGTTTTCAGCATCTTCGGGATTAGCATTTTGGGTGCAGCGGTTCACAATTTCGCCCAATTATGGTTGGTTCAAATTTTAATCGTCAAGCAAGCCGAAATTTTTTATCTGGCGCCGATGATGATTTTATCCTCGCTGTTCACTGGATTCGTCGTGGCATTGTTGGCACATCTGCTGATTCAGCAAGCTGCGATGATTTTCCCAACCCGATAA